From the Candidatus Eremiobacterota bacterium genome, the window GGAAACCCTGGAGAAGTATGAGAAGAAGCTGCTCAGGAAGGGAAAGCGCGAAGGCATGCGTGAAGGCATGCGCGAAGGCATGCGTGAAGGCATGCGCGAAGGCATGCGTGAAGGCAAACTTGAAGGCTTGCGCGAAGGGTTGCTGAAAGGCAAGCTCGAAGACGCGAGGATGATGAAGCAAAAAGGGTTCGACAGTGAGACCATCTCAGAAATTACCGGCCTCTCAAGGGAACAGATAGAGAAATTGCCTAGCTCCTCTTAGATCTCCCCCCGGGCGCTTTCACTCCCCCCGGGCGCTTTCATCTCCCCCCGGCCTTCTCACTCCCCCCCTGGGGCAGCGTGATGATGAAGGCGGCGCCGGTGCCGCCGCTCTCGGCGCATCCCACCTGGATCAGAGGCTTCACGCCCGGCAGGGCGTGGCTGAGGGAGTTGTGGAAGAGGTTCGAGAAGACCTGCTCGAAGGCCTGGGGGTCGCAGAGGACAGGGGTATTTCGCTCCCGCTCCCGCCTTTTTCCTCGCACCGACGCACCGCTTACTGGAATTTTGTAGATTTTCGGCCTCCTTCACTGCTCTTCACCAGGAACTATTTGGACTTTCCGGAAATTTACTGTATACTATCTTCGGAGGCCGGGGGGCGCCGGGATCTGAGTTCCTCTCCTCTGCCTTGACTGCCTCGTCAAATTTACGGCGAGCATGGGCCCAGCATCCAATCAGGTTGACATTGGGTATATGCTCAACAAGCTCTGAGTAATAGATAACGTACACAATATAACATCTGCTCAATTTGATGATTCAATTCATTTCTTCGGCACATATATTACACGGCATTTCTTTGCCAGCCTGGTTTTGCTTGATTTGCCAGGTTCTGGCGGGTAAAACATATCGAGTCCCCTTCCAAGAATGACTTGCCATTTTTCCGTTTCAATCGAGCGATCATGCAGAGTCTGCTCAAAAGTAAAGGACAATTCTATTCCTCTATCCTTCAGCTTTTTCTTCAACTCTGAGAGCCGTTTTCGCGATTCCTTTTCTTGTGAAAGACCATAGGGCTCCTGTGATTCATAGGTCGTAATTAATTCCACCATAGCATTGTGTGGTAGTTTGACTGAGCTGAGCAGATCCTCGAGATTTCTTACTTGATAATCCAGTCTGATATAGGGATCCAAGATCTTTATCCACTTTTCATTATTGAGAATAGGGCCAAACAGCTTTAGATAAGTGATATCGGCTTGGCTGTCCTCAATATCAGTTATATTAAAGCCTTCCCTTTTCGAAGCGGCAAAGGATGAGGCTGATATTGGCTTAGCTCCGCTCATGCATTTCTCTATAAGCTCAATAGCTCTTTTTACGACGACTGAATCAAGATTATAAACAAGACGCTTTGATTCCAGGGCAGATGATAAGACAAGAGGCTCGCCTATTGAAGCTATTGACATTTTATCATCCCCACCTTTATCGATTGCCAGTTGCCATCCAGTTGAGGGCGCTTGCGATATTTTGTGGAGCTTGACTCCTGATTCAATGAGATCGAGAAGACCCTTCACGGATAATAGATTATGCTCATTTATCTCGGAGAGTTCGGGAATCTGGCTGATTCCTATTTCAATTTTGATTCCGGCCATTCTTTCTTTTTTGAGTTCAGCAAGGAATCTCGCCCATGGTATACCATGGGGGACCTCGTCATTATCGCATGTACCTGCTATCGCAATTATCCTTTGGGAATTTCGGAGCTTTCTTTGAAGCCACTCTGTATTGTGTGCTCCGCAAAACCTAGATGTACCTTTTTCGTATTCAACAAGCAGGCCTTTTTCCTGTGCGCTATTGAGGATTATGAGGTGATCAAGATAGGGTTGTATGAGCCTTTTATCGAGCATGATATGCTCTGATTGATTTTCATAAGAGCGGAGGCACTTATAACAGGATTTCTCGCATTGACAACCATCGAGAATGCTCCGCGCTGTTGTAAGTATATTTAGAGCTTGTGCCGCTATTTTACGCACATATCCAGCTCCACCAGGGACATTATCATAAAGAACAATTTGAAAATTCACAATTCCGTCTATTTTGATACTTCTTACGAAACCACTGAGCTCACCCGATTCAGCGCCAACTACTGCCTGAGCGGCTTCAATCAATGCCGCCTTAAGGCTTGTGAAAAACTCAGGTGCTTTTATCTCACAACCTGGAAGATTTATCAAAAGAACATCTGTCTGAAATTGATGCCCGAGGTGAAATCTGGTCGAGTTACCACCACAGCTTTGCCTTCTATTATGGAGAATTCTGTGTTCTTCAAAGGAGGATTTGTTGGTAGGCGCATGCCAGTGTCCGCAGGATCGGCATAACATAAAACCGCTTCCCCCTTCCTCAGAAAGGCCGTTGTTGACAATAAGGATTTCTCCTTTTCTCATATACTCAAATTCAACGCCCTCAGCTTGGAATTTCTGCATATCCTCGGAAGTACCTGCAAGATAAGTATTCGAAACATAAAAGGCTCTCTTTCGATATTCTTCATCTGAACCGATGGCTTCTGCTCTCTCTGCCATAAATGAAGTGGCAAAAAGAATTGGAAAATCCCTGGGTAAAAGAGCTTCTTTGCAGAAAGGGCAGACAGTTTTTGAGAGATCGAAAGAAAGAAAATCGCATGTTTCACATTTTCGATATACTTTATTGAGATCGGGGACTGGGGCACGATGAAAGTCGAGCCCGATAACCTGGTATTTCTTTCCATCCATATAGATCGTATTCCCGGGGGCGTATTCATAGATAGCCATCTCGAGGCTGCGAAAAATAGGTTTCTTGACCTCATCTTTGGCAACGAGCCGTCCTGAATCTGAGGGGAATGCATAGCTGGGCAGAAAGCCTGTGTTTGATAGGTATGAAAGGGGATAATTCCCGTCAATCTGATCGAGCAACTTGTAGAGATGTGCCTCCCGCTCAGAAAGCTCTGCCGCTCGCTTCGGATTTGTTCGACTGATTCTTACCTTTTCAGTGCTCAGCTCAAGTACATCCGAAAATAACGCCTCCCTCTCCAGAATCCAGGGGCTAAATGCCTCAATGAGATGTGAGTAAAAATCATCAACCAAGGCACCTATTTCTTTGGCATCAATCCATTGGATGCCCTTTTCCTTTCTATCTTTTTCAAAAGCCTTCATAACAGCATCAATAATTTCTTTTCTTCGAATTTGAACTTCTTTTTCAATCTCCGGAAATGCGAAATCTTTCTCGCTTTCTGAGAGAAGCTGACCGAGTGTATCCTTGAATTGAAAATCAAGTTTTTCAAGAATGAGAGAATTAATTTGCCGCTTGACAATGCGCTCATTCTCTATTGTAAACTCTGGGGGATCAATTTCTCCCGATATCATATCTGATGGTCTTTCAAAAAAATATGTATCGTGAGCCCTATCGAGGGCATAGGTATTTATCAGAGAAATGCGCTCTTTTCGGCCTGCTCTCCCGCTTCGCTGAGCATAATTTGCGGGACCAGGGGGAACATTTCGCATAAAAACACTTGGCAGATCGCCTATATCCACACCCATCTCCATTGTTGGTGTGCAGACAAGGATATCTGATGCGCCACTTTTAAAAGATCGTTCTATCTGAATTCTACGTGTACCAGAGAGCTGCGCAGAGTGCTCATTCGATATCATCCGGAAAGGCTCTTTATGCATATATACATCAACATAATAATTCATAAGGGGATCTGGTTGGTAATTCTCCAGCCTTCCTGAACAACGCCAGCGCGGACAGATACCACGAACAGAATGACTTGTCACGGAACTGCAGTTATTGCATCTAAAAAGCTCATCTGGAATCGTAAGCATTATCCTCTGATGATTGACCATGGTAACCTGACGAGTTGATTTTTCGTTTCCAATCTCAACTTTAATGATAAAACCCTGATTATAAAGGAACTCGAGCCAATCTTGAAGTGCTTCAGGTGAGCGCTCCTTGCCAACTACCTTAGCCGCAAGATTGAGAAGCGCTGTCTCTCCTCCTGTAATTGAGAGAAATCCAAATACTCTATAAGGTTGTTTTTCACTGCTTATTTTATGATTGCAATAACCTACTGGCAGATTTGATCGGCCGAAAAGATTTCTTTCGTTTTCCATGGGTCTTAGCAACATTGGATGTGAAAGAGCTCTTTTGAAACGCATTTCATCCAATATCAAGGCAAGGAGATTATGGAGCTCTACACCATTAAGTTTCCATTTTCTTTGTAGATCTTCCGCGATGTGGGCTAATTCCTTCAACATCTCTTTCTCTTTATAGTAGAGGACAGCGATTAAGCCAATACCCTCAAGACTGGTCCTTCGAGAGCCGGGTTTTGCGATTTCGGAAAGCATGACCATTTGAATATCGGCATGTTCAACAGCCACATCATCCGGATTTTCAGGTTTGCGAATGTTATAGCTGAGCTG encodes:
- a CDS encoding transposase codes for the protein MYVIYYSELVEHIPNVNLIGCWAHARRKFDEAVKAEERNSDPGAPRPPKIVYSKFPESPNSSW
- a CDS encoding MIT C-terminal domain-containing protein, with amino-acid sequence MADVKLREDLHSLIDQENLLWRGPYLSLQRPYELAGESLAKQQKKLDLNKKLLEASSYVDEKGEKYPPFGEWVLYSHQQTAIEQILAGNNTIISSGTGSGKTEAFFLPILNYCLQNPGPGIKALILYPMNALANDQYERFTRYLAGTQVTLARYTGDTPEDESDADRHNKERRPQGLCEEAIWYRKDIRNAKTLPNILMTNYSMLEYLLLRKLDRVLFDERLRFLVLDEIHTYQGARGIEVACLIRRLKEHVNKIEGKLLCIGTSATVKGKDSQPVADFASELFGELFLPGHICIEQYQALQQPTQPYMPPAPAIEEEDIRKLRDLSNIDLVYDFCMDYIAPDSVVLTAMETTDKKGIDAPAEFLGRILADNMLFHSIQELLNEPRSLDEVTRFLGTGGNIDKGYQQEKRFADDAMRAGNDETYLRREVEAYLLLGAKAKFNGQPLIRPKVHIFWRGIQGIYRCTNDECAMLHTEYVDSCSNCGARCLPLEVCRNCGQDFYRAFPGEELVEDQEPTRKGRKSKKSNVIPLWVKLVDEQQKDSKPIHLTYHLYERKETGEDEGDNQADEDTSEFTAHYCPCCGTLYVKGPVACDCRNNNAVAESARVIRKPKAYFGPIHKCPACEGIYGGGMEVVTPLRSATMVGINILVEGIFQHLTSEQRKLLIFCDNRQDTAFQAAYLNLKHSHFTGRQLIYQVLRNELDAHNGDPVSFERLQQLLYKRRLQYQIYCPKPTREEGGQLSYNIRKPENPDDVAVEHADIQMVMLSEIAKPGSRRTSLEGIGLIAVLYYKEKEMLKELAHIAEDLQRKWKLNGVELHNLLALILDEMRFKRALSHPMLLRPMENERNLFGRSNLPVGYCNHKISSEKQPYRVFGFLSITGGETALLNLAAKVVGKERSPEALQDWLEFLYNQGFIIKVEIGNEKSTRQVTMVNHQRIMLTIPDELFRCNNCSSVTSHSVRGICPRWRCSGRLENYQPDPLMNYYVDVYMHKEPFRMISNEHSAQLSGTRRIQIERSFKSGASDILVCTPTMEMGVDIGDLPSVFMRNVPPGPANYAQRSGRAGRKERISLINTYALDRAHDTYFFERPSDMISGEIDPPEFTIENERIVKRQINSLILEKLDFQFKDTLGQLLSESEKDFAFPEIEKEVQIRRKEIIDAVMKAFEKDRKEKGIQWIDAKEIGALVDDFYSHLIEAFSPWILEREALFSDVLELSTEKVRISRTNPKRAAELSEREAHLYKLLDQIDGNYPLSYLSNTGFLPSYAFPSDSGRLVAKDEVKKPIFRSLEMAIYEYAPGNTIYMDGKKYQVIGLDFHRAPVPDLNKVYRKCETCDFLSFDLSKTVCPFCKEALLPRDFPILFATSFMAERAEAIGSDEEYRKRAFYVSNTYLAGTSEDMQKFQAEGVEFEYMRKGEILIVNNGLSEEGGSGFMLCRSCGHWHAPTNKSSFEEHRILHNRRQSCGGNSTRFHLGHQFQTDVLLINLPGCEIKAPEFFTSLKAALIEAAQAVVGAESGELSGFVRSIKIDGIVNFQIVLYDNVPGGAGYVRKIAAQALNILTTARSILDGCQCEKSCYKCLRSYENQSEHIMLDKRLIQPYLDHLIILNSAQEKGLLVEYEKGTSRFCGAHNTEWLQRKLRNSQRIIAIAGTCDNDEVPHGIPWARFLAELKKERMAGIKIEIGISQIPELSEINEHNLLSVKGLLDLIESGVKLHKISQAPSTGWQLAIDKGGDDKMSIASIGEPLVLSSALESKRLVYNLDSVVVKRAIELIEKCMSGAKPISASSFAASKREGFNITDIEDSQADITYLKLFGPILNNEKWIKILDPYIRLDYQVRNLEDLLSSVKLPHNAMVELITTYESQEPYGLSQEKESRKRLSELKKKLKDRGIELSFTFEQTLHDRSIETEKWQVILGRGLDMFYPPEPGKSSKTRLAKKCRVIYVPKK